One part of the Stigmatopora argus isolate UIUO_Sarg chromosome 8, RoL_Sarg_1.0, whole genome shotgun sequence genome encodes these proteins:
- the LOC144078819 gene encoding deoxyhypusine hydroxylase-like: MAASPEELAAVGSVLVDPDQVLTQRFRALFTLKNLGGAEAVEWISKAFVDDSALLKHELAYCLGQMQDTRAIPVLGAVLADTRQDPMVRHEAGEALGAIGDPSVLDLLKSYSQDPVVEVAETCQLAVRRLEWLASGGADGDGNPYDSVDPAPAAPAGSAAELRAALLDESLPLFQRYRAMFALRNLGGREAVLALGDGLLCSGALFRHEIGYVLGQMRDPAAVPALRAVLERGGAESAMVRHEAAEALGAIGRDECLDVLRRYRADAQRVVKESCEVALDMLDYQSGPQFQYADTLAAVQETAAAAD; the protein is encoded by the exons ATGGCGGCCAGTCCGGAGGAGCTGGCCGCGGTGGGTTCCGTTCTGGTGGACCCCGATCAGGTCCTGACGCAGCGGTTCCGCGCCCTGTTCACCCTTAAGAACCTCGGAG GCGCCGAGGCGGTGGAGTGGATCAGCAAAGCGTTCGTGGACGACTCGGCTCTGCTCAAGCACGAGCTGGCTTACTGTCTGGGCCAGATGCAGGACACCCGCGCCATCCCTGTCCTCGGCGCCGTACTGGCCGACACGCGCCAGGACCCCATGGTGCGCCACGAGGCGG GGGAAGCGCTAGGAGCCATCGGGGATCCTTCGGTCCTGGATCTGCTCAAGTCCTACAGCCAGGATCCAGTGGTGGAG gtGGCGGAGACGTGCCAGCTGGCCGTGCGGCGCCTGGAGTGGCTGGCGAGCgggggcgccgacggcgacgGGAACCCGTACGACTCGGTGGACCCGGCGCCGGCCGCCCCCGCCGGCAGCGCGGCCGAGCTGCGCGCCGCCCTGCTGGACGAGAGCCTGCCGCTCTTCCAACGTTACAGGGCCATGTTCGCGTTGCGCAACCTCGGCGGCCGGGAGGCGGTGCTCGCCCTGGGAGACG GTCTCCTGTGCTCGGGCGCCCTGTTCCGCCACGAGATCGGCTACGTGCTGGGCCAGATGCGGGACCCGGCGGCGGTGCCGGCGCTCCGCGCCGTCTTGGAGCGCGGCGGCGCCGAGAGCGCCATGGTGCGCCACGAGGCGGCCGAGGCCCTGGGCGCCATCGGCCGCGACGAGTGCCTGGACGTGCTGCGCCGCTACCGCGCCGACGCTCAGCGCGTGGTCAAGGAGAGCTGCGAGGTGGCCCTGGACATGCTGGACTACCAAAGCGGACCGCAATTCCAGTATGCTGACACGCTGGCGGCCGTTCAGgaaaccgccgccgccgccgactga